In Pseudomonas sp. PDM14, a genomic segment contains:
- a CDS encoding branched-chain amino acid ABC transporter substrate-binding protein has translation MNKASKQVSKLFAAMALAGMTSYSMAADTIKIALAGPVTGAVAQYGEMQFVGAKMAIEQINKAGGVNGAQLEGVVYDDACDPKQAVAVANKIVNDEVKYVVGHLCSSSTQPASDIYEDEGILMITAASTSPEITSRGYQLVFRTIGLDSLQGPTAGNFIADHVKPKSVAVIHDKQQYGEGIATAVKQTLEGKGTKVALFEGINAGDKDFSALIAKLKQAGVDFVYYGGYHPELGLLLRQTKEKGLTIKFMGPEGVGNKEISAIAGPASEGLLVTLPKSFDQDPKNQALVDAFKAKKEDPSGPFVFPAYAAVQVIAEGIKKAGENDTAKVAEALRANSFDTPTGSLAFDEKGDLKDFNFVVYEWHQDGTKTEAAH, from the coding sequence ATGAACAAGGCTAGCAAGCAAGTTTCCAAGCTGTTCGCCGCCATGGCTCTGGCTGGCATGACCAGCTATTCGATGGCAGCTGACACCATCAAGATCGCCCTGGCCGGCCCGGTTACCGGCGCTGTTGCCCAGTACGGCGAAATGCAGTTCGTCGGTGCCAAAATGGCCATCGAGCAGATCAACAAGGCTGGCGGCGTGAATGGCGCCCAGCTCGAAGGCGTGGTCTATGACGATGCCTGCGACCCGAAACAAGCCGTGGCCGTCGCCAACAAGATCGTCAACGACGAAGTCAAATACGTGGTCGGCCACCTGTGCTCCAGCTCCACCCAGCCGGCTTCGGACATCTACGAAGACGAAGGCATCCTGATGATCACCGCGGCGTCCACCAGCCCGGAAATCACCAGCCGTGGCTACCAGCTGGTCTTCCGCACCATCGGTCTGGACAGCCTGCAAGGCCCGACCGCCGGCAACTTCATCGCCGACCACGTCAAGCCGAAAAGCGTTGCCGTGATCCACGACAAGCAGCAGTACGGTGAAGGCATCGCCACCGCGGTCAAGCAGACCCTGGAAGGCAAAGGCACCAAGGTCGCCCTGTTCGAAGGCATCAACGCCGGCGACAAGGATTTCTCCGCCCTGATCGCCAAGCTCAAGCAAGCCGGTGTCGACTTCGTCTACTACGGCGGCTACCACCCGGAACTGGGCCTGCTGCTGCGTCAGACCAAAGAGAAAGGCCTGACCATCAAGTTCATGGGTCCGGAAGGCGTGGGTAACAAGGAAATCTCGGCCATCGCCGGCCCGGCTTCCGAAGGCCTGCTGGTCACCCTGCCGAAGTCGTTCGACCAGGATCCGAAAAACCAGGCTCTGGTTGACGCCTTCAAAGCGAAGAAAGAAGACCCGAGCGGTCCGTTCGTATTCCCGGCTTACGCCGCCGTGCAAGTCATTGCCGAAGGCATCAAGAAAGCCGGCGAAAACGACACGGCCAAGGTTGCCGAAGCACTGCGCGCCAACAGCTTCGACACCCCGACCGGTTCCCTCGCCTTCGACGAGAAGGGCGACCTGAAGGACTTCAACTTCGTGGTTTACGAGTGGCACCAGGACGGCACCAAGACCGAAGCCGCCCACTAA
- the livH gene encoding high-affinity branched-chain amino acid ABC transporter permease LivH, whose translation MPDLYHYLQQLINGLTVGSTYALIAIGYTMVYGIIGMINFAHGEVYMIGSYIAFIAITALAMMGIDSLPLIMIAAFAASIIVTSAFGYSIERVAYRPLRGGNRLIPLISAIGMSIFLQNAVMLSQDSKDKAIPNLLPGNFVLGDAMHNVTISYMQVLIFVVTFLAMFGLTLFISRSRLGRACRACAEDIKMANLLGINTNNIIALTFVIGAALAAVAAVLLGMQYGVINPNLGFLAGIKAFTAAVLGGIGSIPGAVLGGLVLGVAEAFGADIFGDQYKDVVAFSLLVLVLLFRPTGILGRPEVEKV comes from the coding sequence ATGCCTGATCTTTATCACTACCTGCAACAGCTGATCAACGGGCTCACCGTTGGCAGTACCTATGCCCTGATCGCCATCGGCTACACCATGGTCTACGGCATCATCGGCATGATCAACTTCGCCCACGGCGAGGTTTACATGATCGGTTCCTACATCGCTTTCATTGCCATCACCGCCCTGGCGATGATGGGCATCGACAGCCTGCCGCTGATCATGATCGCGGCGTTCGCCGCCAGCATCATCGTCACCAGCGCCTTCGGTTACAGCATCGAACGGGTGGCCTACCGACCCTTGCGCGGTGGCAACCGTCTGATTCCGCTGATCTCCGCGATCGGCATGTCGATCTTCCTGCAGAACGCGGTAATGCTGTCCCAGGATTCCAAGGACAAGGCCATTCCCAACCTGCTGCCCGGCAACTTCGTGCTCGGCGATGCAATGCACAACGTGACCATTTCCTACATGCAGGTGCTGATCTTCGTCGTCACCTTCCTCGCCATGTTCGGCCTGACCCTGTTCATCTCTCGCTCGCGCCTGGGCCGTGCCTGCCGCGCCTGCGCCGAAGACATCAAGATGGCCAACCTGCTGGGCATCAACACCAACAACATCATCGCCCTGACCTTCGTCATCGGCGCCGCCCTGGCGGCCGTTGCCGCGGTACTGCTGGGCATGCAATACGGCGTGATCAACCCCAATCTCGGCTTCCTCGCCGGGATCAAGGCCTTCACCGCTGCGGTACTCGGTGGCATCGGCAGCATCCCCGGCGCCGTGCTGGGTGGCCTGGTTCTCGGCGTCGCCGAAGCGTTCGGTGCCGATATCTTCGGTGACCAGTACAAAGACGTCGTGGCCTTCAGCCTGCTGGTACTGGTGCTGTTGTTCCGCCCGACCGGCATTCTCGGTCGTCCGGAGGTAGAGAAGGTATGA